Sequence from the Flavobacterium sp. J372 genome:
TTATGAAGCGCCACCTCAAAGTAAGGCGGCAGCTGGAATCGCGCTTTGTAGAGATGGAGAACCGAATGAACACCCTTCAGTTGCAAACGCTTGAGGCAAGGCTTAATCCGCACTTGTTTAAGAACATTCTTAATTCTATACAATCGCACGCTTACCAGACTTATTTCGCAATGGACAAATTGTCAAACGTACTGGACTATATACTCTATGAGAGCCAAAACCGTTTTGTGAGTCCGCGCGAAGAAATTGATTTTGCGCTTAATCTTATAGAAATTAATAAGATAAAGATAAGTCCGCTGTTTTCCATCACCGTTAAAAAAAGATGGATGAGATGGATGCGCTGTACAATGAAAAGATCATGGCGCCGCTCATATCTATCGACCTGATTGAAAATGCTTTTAAGCATGCCGACTTGCAAAGTCCTGATGCATTTATTACCGTGATGATTGAGTTTAAAGACGGTACTTTTACGCTTACAGTCTCAAACAAAATATCAGGTAAAGCCGCTTTCCATAAAGAACATGGCGGTATAGGAACTGTAACGCTGGAACAGCGCCTGCGCATAATTTATGGATCTGCCTTCAGGCTGGAACGCTACAGCGAAGAAGACATTTATGTTGCCAAATTAAAAATTGACCTGCTTGAACACAAAAATAAAATGCTTACTGCTTGATGATGAGCTGCCTGGGCTTACATTCCTTAAAATGATATGCGAGCAGCAGCCGCAACTTGAAGTTGTTAAGGCTTACAACAATCCGCAATTGCTGCTGGATGAGTGGCAGGATATGGAATTTGACCTGCTGATTACTGATATTGAAATGCCGGGTGTAAACGGCTTGCAGGTAGCTGAAGCGCTCAGGGGAAAG
This genomic interval carries:
- a CDS encoding histidine kinase, which translates into the protein MTELSIILLVITGVAAIVIIWLYLLMKRHLKVRRQLESRFVEMENRMNTLQLQTLEARLNPHLFKNILNSIQSHAYQTYFAMDKLSNVLDYILYESQNRFVSPREEIDFALNLIEINKIKISPLFSITVKKRWMRWMRCTMKRSWRRSYLST